The following coding sequences are from one Paenibacillus sp. JDR-2 window:
- a CDS encoding peptidylprolyl isomerase gives MAKQAKITLENGAEVILDLFEQDAPNTVANFEKLANEGFYNGVVFHRVIPGFVAQGGCPNGTGTGGPGYTINCEINPNKHERGSLAMAHAGRNTGGSQFYIGYQPQPHLDGQHTVFGKVAKGMEHVDAFKGRDKMQKVEVYEV, from the coding sequence ATGGCTAAACAAGCAAAAATCACACTTGAGAACGGTGCAGAAGTTATTCTCGACCTGTTCGAACAAGATGCTCCAAATACGGTAGCAAACTTCGAAAAGCTTGCAAACGAAGGTTTCTATAACGGCGTGGTATTCCACCGCGTTATTCCTGGCTTCGTTGCGCAAGGCGGTTGCCCTAACGGTACTGGCACAGGCGGTCCTGGCTACACGATCAATTGCGAGATCAACCCGAACAAACATGAGCGCGGTTCGCTCGCAATGGCACACGCAGGCCGCAACACAGGCGGAAGCCAGTTCTACATTGGCTACCAGCCGCAGCCGCATCTTGACGGCCAACATACGGTATTTGGCAAAGTTGCCAAAGGCATGGAGCATGTTGACGCGTTTAAAGGACGCGACAAAATGCAAAAGGTTGAAGTTTACGAAGTTTAA